The following is a genomic window from Clostridium sp..
TGGGCTCCTGTGACAAAATTGTACCGGGAATGCTGATGGCAGCAGCCCGTTTGGATATACCCTGCATCTTGTTGCCGGGTGGTCCTATGGATGGAGGAATTGTTTTTGACGGCCGCAAGTCGGATCAGACTTCAAGCACTGAAGCTTATGGAATGTTGACTGCCAATAAGATTTCCGAAAAAGAATATGTATCTTTGGAAAATCTTTCATGCCCTACATGTGGTTCCTGTTCTTATCTGGGAACTGCAAATACAATGTGTTCATTATCGGAAGCTTTGGGAATGACATTGCCTGATGGCGGAATTATACCAGCTGCTTCTGCTGCACGTCTAGCCATTGCAGAAAAAACGGGAACCAAGATTGTGGAGCTGGTACAGAAGAATATTACAGCCCGCAGGATTATAACCAAGGAGAGCATAAGAAATGCGATTAAAGTATGTCTTGCCATGAGCGGAAGTACGAACGCTGTAATGCATCTTACAGCTATTGCCTATGAGGCTGAGCTGGATATTAATGTGCTTGAAGAATTTGATGAGTTGTCAAAAACGACTCCACAGATTGCAAAAATCAATCCGGCATCCAAATATAATATGATTGATTTCTACCAGGCGGGTGGAGTTATACGTTTAATGGACGAAATGCAGACAATAATGAATACTGATCAGATGACAGTTACATGCCATACAGTTTCAGATAATATTGCAGATCATGTATATCAGTATCCGGAGAATTCAAATGTAATTAAAACCATGAAGGAACCATTTGGATATGAGGGTGGTGTTGCCGTGCTTCGCGGAAATATAGCACCTGATACGGGAATTACAAAACCGGGAGCATTTGATAAGAGCTTACACCATTTTACAGGGGAAGCCATCTGTTTCAATTCGGAAGAAGAAGCAGAAGAGGCAATTTTATCAGGCAAAATACATGAAGGGCATGTAGTTGTTATTCGATATGAAGGCCCTAAAGGTGGACCCGGCATGCGTGAAATGTATAAGGCCATGAAATATTTATATGGACGTGGATTATCCAAATCAACCGCATTAATAACAGATGGACGATTCAGTGGAACAAACAATGGGTGCTTTGTAGGGCATATATCTCCAGAGGCAGCAGAAGGAGGACCGATTGCAATTATAAAAAATGGTGACAAAATTGAAATTGATGTAGAGAGCCGCAGTCTGAATTTGCTTGTCAGTGATGAGGAAATTCATGAACGATTAAAGGAATGGAAACGTCCGGAACCAAAATTCAAACGTGGATATCTAGGGCTGTATTGCAAGATTGCAGCATCAGGCTCTGAAGGTGCAATTATGAAATATGATTTACTATAAAGTTTGATAATAAGAGAGGATATTGAGTATGTATAAGATAATTACCCCTGTTGTAACAATTTTTGATGATAACGAAAAACCAGATTATGAAGCGAATAAAAAGGTTATTGATTTTCTGGTTGAAGGAGGTGTGGATGGTATTCTCGTACTTGGT
Proteins encoded in this region:
- the ilvD gene encoding dihydroxy-acid dehydratase — translated: MKRSKKILCGLQNQYYRATWKSMGFSTDDLKRPLIGIANAWSECVPGHFNLRQVAQRVKDGIYRAGATPVEFGVIGGCDGMGQGHDGMHYILPSRELIANSVESMAQINLFDGIVLLGSCDKIVPGMLMAAARLDIPCILLPGGPMDGGIVFDGRKSDQTSSTEAYGMLTANKISEKEYVSLENLSCPTCGSCSYLGTANTMCSLSEALGMTLPDGGIIPAASAARLAIAEKTGTKIVELVQKNITARRIITKESIRNAIKVCLAMSGSTNAVMHLTAIAYEAELDINVLEEFDELSKTTPQIAKINPASKYNMIDFYQAGGVIRLMDEMQTIMNTDQMTVTCHTVSDNIADHVYQYPENSNVIKTMKEPFGYEGGVAVLRGNIAPDTGITKPGAFDKSLHHFTGEAICFNSEEEAEEAILSGKIHEGHVVVIRYEGPKGGPGMREMYKAMKYLYGRGLSKSTALITDGRFSGTNNGCFVGHISPEAAEGGPIAIIKNGDKIEIDVESRSLNLLVSDEEIHERLKEWKRPEPKFKRGYLGLYCKIAASGSEGAIMKYDLL